From Pseudofrankia saprophytica, a single genomic window includes:
- the tal gene encoding transaldolase — MTNPLSDLSAAGVAVWLDDISRDRLLSGNLADLASTHSVVGVTTNPSIFQKAITSSKAYAEQLHDLAVRGVDVGEAIRLITTADVRSACDILRPAYDASGGVDGRVSIEVDPRLAHLTERTLAEARSLWWMVDRPNLFIKIPATVEGLPAITATLAAGISVNVTLIFGLDRYDAVMDAFMSGVEQAIANGVDVSDLQSVASFFVSRVDSEVDKRLEKIGTPEAKALRAKAAIANARLAYERYEKAFGTERWAALAAAGASPQRPLWASTSTKDPTLPDTLYVRELIAPGTVNTMPEATLLAFGDHGDVPGETIRPLYADAHATMAALGGVGVDVDDVVEVLEREGVSKFEDSWNQLLDAVRGQLEAH; from the coding sequence ATGACCAACCCGCTCTCCGACCTCTCCGCCGCCGGAGTGGCGGTCTGGCTGGACGACATCAGCCGTGACCGGCTTCTCAGCGGCAACCTCGCCGACCTGGCCAGCACTCACAGCGTCGTCGGCGTCACCACTAACCCGAGCATCTTCCAAAAGGCGATCACGTCCAGCAAGGCGTATGCCGAGCAGCTGCACGACCTCGCCGTCCGCGGCGTCGACGTGGGCGAGGCCATTCGCCTCATCACCACCGCCGACGTGCGGTCCGCCTGCGACATCCTGCGTCCCGCCTACGACGCCAGCGGAGGCGTCGACGGGCGGGTGTCCATCGAGGTCGACCCGCGCCTGGCGCACCTGACCGAACGGACCCTGGCCGAGGCCCGTTCGCTGTGGTGGATGGTCGACCGGCCGAACCTGTTCATCAAGATCCCGGCCACCGTGGAGGGCCTGCCGGCGATCACGGCCACGCTGGCGGCCGGGATCAGTGTCAACGTCACACTGATCTTCGGGCTGGACCGCTACGACGCGGTGATGGACGCCTTCATGAGCGGCGTCGAGCAGGCGATCGCGAACGGTGTCGACGTCTCGGATCTGCAGTCGGTCGCCTCCTTCTTCGTCAGCCGCGTCGACTCCGAGGTCGACAAGCGGCTCGAGAAGATCGGCACCCCGGAGGCGAAGGCGCTGCGCGCCAAGGCGGCCATCGCCAATGCCCGGCTGGCCTACGAGCGCTACGAGAAGGCGTTCGGCACCGAGCGGTGGGCGGCGCTCGCCGCCGCCGGCGCGAGCCCACAGCGGCCGTTGTGGGCGTCGACATCGACGAAGGACCCCACGCTGCCGGACACCCTCTACGTGCGCGAGCTGATCGCGCCGGGGACCGTGAACACGATGCCGGAGGCGACGCTGCTGGCGTTCGGCGACCACGGCGACGTGCCCGGCGAGACGATCCGGCCGCTCTACGCCGACGCGCACGCGACGATGGCGGCCCTCGGAGGCGTCGGGGTCGACGTGGACGACGTGGTCGAGGTCCTCGAGCGGGAGGGCGTCTCCAAGTTCGAGGACTCCTGGAACCAGCTGCTCGACGCGGTCCGCGGGCAGCTCGAGGCGCACTGA